A single Vigna radiata var. radiata cultivar VC1973A chromosome 8, Vradiata_ver6, whole genome shotgun sequence DNA region contains:
- the LOC106772552 gene encoding spastin isoform X1: protein MEQKHVLLSALSVGVGLGVGLGLSTGQAVQKWVGGSCESDEISGEQIVLELNNKVIDGKNSKTTFDEFPYYLSERVRFSLTSAGYVYLKQDFSKHMRNLCPASRAMLLSGPAELYQQKVAQALAQCFGSKLLLLDIIDFSLEMQRKYGCPRKEPYFKRSISEVTLERVSGLFGSFPILSSTSRTRGTLLRQSSEIENSSNPLKLCRNASSACDTISSSQCDQSDPAPLKGTSGFCFDEKLFVQSLYKVLVSISETSSIILYIKDVEKLFVRSPRLHNLFQKLIKKLSGPVLILGSQIFDYENDPEIDDKLTMLFPYIIEIKPPQKDSHLASWKTKLKEDTKTILFQDSRNYIAEVLAASDIDCDDLNSVCHADTMLLSSCIEEIVAAAVSHHLTETKDPEYRNGKLVISAKSLSYVLSLFQESESNSETKDSNKDVPPDNEYEKRMRADVVPAKEIGVRFEDIGALDDIKEILQDEVLLPLRRPDLFNGGLLKPYKGILLFGPPGTGKTMLAKAIANEAGASFINVSISTITSKWFGEDEKNVRALFSLAAKVAPTIIFIDEVDSMLGQRTKSGEHEAMRKIKNEFMVHWDGLLSKPGKRILVLAATNRPYDLDEAIIRRFERRIMVGIPSAENREMILKTLLAKEKYENIDFKELSIMTKGYTGSDLKNLCTAAAYRPVRELLRQERIKENKKKEAAVQSSESASDAKEDKENRVITLRPINMDDMRQAKTQVTASYAAEGSIMSELEEWNDLFGEGGSRKKKQEQLTYFL, encoded by the exons ATGGAACAGAAACACGTGTTGTTGTCAGCATTGAGTGTTGGGGTGGGATTGGGTGTAGGACTTGGATTGAGTACAGGACAGGCTGTTCAAAAATGGGTGGGAGGGAGTTGTGAATCAGATGAGATTTCTGGGGAGCAAATTGTGCTGGAGCTGAACAACAAAGTCATTGATGGGAAGAACAGCAAAACCACATTTGATGAGTTTCCTTATTACTTAAG TGAAAGAGTCCGATTTTCGTTAACAAGTGCTGGATATGTTTATTTGAAACAAGACTTTTCCAAGCACATGAGGAACCTTTGTCCAGCAAGCAGAGCTATGTTGCTTTCTGGACCTGCAG AACTTTATCAGCAAAAGGTTGCCCAAGCTTTAGCTCAGTGCTTTGGATCGAAGTTACTGTTGCTAGACATAATTGACTTCTCCTTGGAG ATGCAGAGGAAATATGGATGTCCCAGAAAAGAACCG TATTTTAAAAGGTCCATTTCTGAGGTGACTTTGGAGCGAGTGTCGGGTTTGTTTGGATCCTTTCCAATCCTCTCTTCAACTAGCAGAACCAGAG GTACATTACTTCGACAGAGtagtgaaattgaaaattccaGCAATCCTCTGAAACTTTGTAGGAATGCCTCTAGTGCATGTGATACGATTAGCTCTTCTCAATGTGATCAATCAGATCCAG CTCCTTTGAAGGGCACAAGCGGCTTCTGTTTTGATGAAAAGCTCTTCGTGCAATCACTTTATAAG GTCCTGGTTTCTATCTCGGAAACCagttcaattattttatacatcaaGGATGTTGAGAAGCTCTTTGTTCGATCACCAAGGCTACACAATTTGTTCCAAAAGCTAATAAAGAAACTTTCAGGACCAGTACTAATACTCGGTTCGCAGATATTTGATTATGAAAATGATCCCGAAATTGATGACAAGCTCACTATGTTATTCCCTTACATCATTGAGATCAAACCACCTCAAAAAGACAGCCATCTTGCAAGCTGGAAAACCAAACTGAAAGAGGACACGAAAACAATTCTGTTTCAAGATAGCAGAAACTACATTGCTGAAGTACTTGCAGCAAGTGACATTGATTGTGATGACTTGAATTCCGTCTGCCATGCTGACACTATGCTACTCAGTAGTTGCATTGAAGAGATTGTGGCAGCTGCAGTTTCTCACCACCTAACAGAGACTAAAGATCCAGAATACCGAAATGGAAAATTAGTTATATCAGCCAAGAG TTTGTCCTATGTATTGAGTTTGTTCCAGGAAAGTGAAAGTAATTCGGAGACCAAAGATTCAAACAAG GATGTTCCTCCTGACAACGAGTATGAGAAGCGCATGAGAGCAGATGTTGTGCCTGCAAAAGAGATAGGAGTTAGATTTGAAGATATTGGTGCATTGGATGATATTAAAGAAATACTTCAAGATGAAGTTCTACTTCCCCTCAGAAGGCCAGATTTATTCAATGGTGGCCTTTTGAAGCCTTATAAAGGTATATTGCTTTTTGGGCCTCCTGGCACAGGAAAAACAATGCTTGCAAAGGCAATTGCAAATGAAGCTGGAGCAAGTTTCATCAATGTCTCAATATCGACCATCACTTCAAAATGGTTTGGAGAAGATGAAAAGAATGTCCGAGCTCTGTTTTCACTAGCTGCAAAGGTTGCTccaactattatttttattgatgagGTTGATAGCATGCTTGGGCAACGGACTAAGTCTGGGGAGCATGAGGCAATgagaaagattaaaaatgaattcATGGTCCACTGGGATGGGCTATTGTCAAAACCTGGTAAGCGAATTCTGGTTCTTGCTGCAACTAACAGGCCATATGACCTTGATGAAGCAATTATAAGACGGTTTGAGCGCAG GATCATGGTTGGTATTCCATCTGCTGAAAACAGGGAAATGATCTTGAAAACTCTCCTAGCTaaggaaaaatatgaaaatattgacTTTAAAGAGCTTTCAATCATGACAAAAGGATATACTGGAAGTGATCTTAAG AATTTGTGCACGGCTGCTGCTTATCGACCTGTTAGAGAGCTACTACGACAGGAAAGGATTAAGGAAAAT aagaaaaaggaggcAGCAGTTCAAAGCTCAGAAAGTGCATCTGATGctaaagaagataaagaaaaccGAGTTATTACTTTGAGACCTATTAACATGGATGACATGAGACAGGCAAAGACTCAG GTGACTGCTAGTTATGCAGCAGAAGGATCAATAATGAGTGAGCTTGAGGAGTGGAATGATTTATTTGGAGAAGGAGGTTCAAGGAAGAAGAAGCAGGAGCAGCttacttattttctttag
- the LOC106772552 gene encoding spastin isoform X2, with translation MEQKHVLLSALSVGVGLGVGLGLSTGQAVQKWVGGSCESDEISGEQIVLELNNKVIDGKNSKTTFDEFPYYLSERVRFSLTSAGYVYLKQDFSKHMRNLCPASRAMLLSGPAELYQQKVAQALAQCFGSKLLLLDIIDFSLEMQRKYGCPRKEPYFKRSISEVTLERVSGLFGSFPILSSTSRTRGTLLRQSSEIENSSNPLKLCRNASSACDTISSSQCDQSDPAPLKGTSGFCFDEKLFVQSLYKVLVSISETSSIILYIKDVEKLFVRSPRLHNLFQKLIKKLSGPVLILGSQIFDYENDPEIDDKLTMLFPYIIEIKPPQKDSHLASWKTKLKEDTKTILFQDSRNYIAEVLAASDIDCDDLNSVCHADTMLLSSCIEEIVAAAVSHHLTETKDPEYRNGKLVISAKSLSYVLSLFQESESNSETKDSNKDVPPDNEYEKRMRADVVPAKEIGVRFEDIGALDDIKEILQDEVLLPLRRPDLFNGGLLKPYKGILLFGPPGTGKTMLAKAIANEAGASFINVSISTITSKWFGEDEKNVRALFSLAAKVAPTIIFIDEVDSMLGQRTKSGEHEAMRKIKNEFMVHWDGLLSKPGKRILVLAATNRPYDLDEAIIRRFERRIMVGIPSAENREMILKTLLAKEKYENIDFKELSIMTKGYTGSDLKNLCTAAAYRPVRELLRQERIKENKKEAAVQSSESASDAKEDKENRVITLRPINMDDMRQAKTQVTASYAAEGSIMSELEEWNDLFGEGGSRKKKQEQLTYFL, from the exons ATGGAACAGAAACACGTGTTGTTGTCAGCATTGAGTGTTGGGGTGGGATTGGGTGTAGGACTTGGATTGAGTACAGGACAGGCTGTTCAAAAATGGGTGGGAGGGAGTTGTGAATCAGATGAGATTTCTGGGGAGCAAATTGTGCTGGAGCTGAACAACAAAGTCATTGATGGGAAGAACAGCAAAACCACATTTGATGAGTTTCCTTATTACTTAAG TGAAAGAGTCCGATTTTCGTTAACAAGTGCTGGATATGTTTATTTGAAACAAGACTTTTCCAAGCACATGAGGAACCTTTGTCCAGCAAGCAGAGCTATGTTGCTTTCTGGACCTGCAG AACTTTATCAGCAAAAGGTTGCCCAAGCTTTAGCTCAGTGCTTTGGATCGAAGTTACTGTTGCTAGACATAATTGACTTCTCCTTGGAG ATGCAGAGGAAATATGGATGTCCCAGAAAAGAACCG TATTTTAAAAGGTCCATTTCTGAGGTGACTTTGGAGCGAGTGTCGGGTTTGTTTGGATCCTTTCCAATCCTCTCTTCAACTAGCAGAACCAGAG GTACATTACTTCGACAGAGtagtgaaattgaaaattccaGCAATCCTCTGAAACTTTGTAGGAATGCCTCTAGTGCATGTGATACGATTAGCTCTTCTCAATGTGATCAATCAGATCCAG CTCCTTTGAAGGGCACAAGCGGCTTCTGTTTTGATGAAAAGCTCTTCGTGCAATCACTTTATAAG GTCCTGGTTTCTATCTCGGAAACCagttcaattattttatacatcaaGGATGTTGAGAAGCTCTTTGTTCGATCACCAAGGCTACACAATTTGTTCCAAAAGCTAATAAAGAAACTTTCAGGACCAGTACTAATACTCGGTTCGCAGATATTTGATTATGAAAATGATCCCGAAATTGATGACAAGCTCACTATGTTATTCCCTTACATCATTGAGATCAAACCACCTCAAAAAGACAGCCATCTTGCAAGCTGGAAAACCAAACTGAAAGAGGACACGAAAACAATTCTGTTTCAAGATAGCAGAAACTACATTGCTGAAGTACTTGCAGCAAGTGACATTGATTGTGATGACTTGAATTCCGTCTGCCATGCTGACACTATGCTACTCAGTAGTTGCATTGAAGAGATTGTGGCAGCTGCAGTTTCTCACCACCTAACAGAGACTAAAGATCCAGAATACCGAAATGGAAAATTAGTTATATCAGCCAAGAG TTTGTCCTATGTATTGAGTTTGTTCCAGGAAAGTGAAAGTAATTCGGAGACCAAAGATTCAAACAAG GATGTTCCTCCTGACAACGAGTATGAGAAGCGCATGAGAGCAGATGTTGTGCCTGCAAAAGAGATAGGAGTTAGATTTGAAGATATTGGTGCATTGGATGATATTAAAGAAATACTTCAAGATGAAGTTCTACTTCCCCTCAGAAGGCCAGATTTATTCAATGGTGGCCTTTTGAAGCCTTATAAAGGTATATTGCTTTTTGGGCCTCCTGGCACAGGAAAAACAATGCTTGCAAAGGCAATTGCAAATGAAGCTGGAGCAAGTTTCATCAATGTCTCAATATCGACCATCACTTCAAAATGGTTTGGAGAAGATGAAAAGAATGTCCGAGCTCTGTTTTCACTAGCTGCAAAGGTTGCTccaactattatttttattgatgagGTTGATAGCATGCTTGGGCAACGGACTAAGTCTGGGGAGCATGAGGCAATgagaaagattaaaaatgaattcATGGTCCACTGGGATGGGCTATTGTCAAAACCTGGTAAGCGAATTCTGGTTCTTGCTGCAACTAACAGGCCATATGACCTTGATGAAGCAATTATAAGACGGTTTGAGCGCAG GATCATGGTTGGTATTCCATCTGCTGAAAACAGGGAAATGATCTTGAAAACTCTCCTAGCTaaggaaaaatatgaaaatattgacTTTAAAGAGCTTTCAATCATGACAAAAGGATATACTGGAAGTGATCTTAAG AATTTGTGCACGGCTGCTGCTTATCGACCTGTTAGAGAGCTACTACGACAGGAAAGGATTAAGGAAAAT aaaaaggaggcAGCAGTTCAAAGCTCAGAAAGTGCATCTGATGctaaagaagataaagaaaaccGAGTTATTACTTTGAGACCTATTAACATGGATGACATGAGACAGGCAAAGACTCAG GTGACTGCTAGTTATGCAGCAGAAGGATCAATAATGAGTGAGCTTGAGGAGTGGAATGATTTATTTGGAGAAGGAGGTTCAAGGAAGAAGAAGCAGGAGCAGCttacttattttctttag
- the LOC106771208 gene encoding F-box protein At5g52880 has product MTSPSERYQKLGLRESLQKCYRYPIACKELSFILREAFHQIPKSLQSIIFEDTLLAFRLLPEIETKSAVSAVHFLLQSVEAALPNRKKNVAVTEFKHAMVSHKRRSKAQLVEKASVQLPQDILVHVFSFLDMKSLVSAGLVCWSWNIAANDNRLWQMQYVVLFGNGAKLKHTKPVEGKNYRLLQGTVDNRLITNWKDSVKGAYTGALSSILTTNRGYCGHCKSVVWLNNAKCPNLHSGISEIQDIKPVTAFQVVEYLLDDSLSITSSSDSDSDYEGGPVSKLWAYGKFRK; this is encoded by the exons ATGACAAGCCCTTCAGAGAGATACCAAAAACTTGGCTTAAGAGAGTCTCTACAAAAGTGTTACAGATACCCAATTGCCTGCAAAGAGCTAAGCTTTATCCTCAGAGAAGCCTTTCATCAAATTCCCAAAAGTTTGCAATCCATAATCTTCGAAGATACCCTCTTGGCTTTTCGTCTCCTCCCAGA aatagaGACTAAGAGTGCTGTTTCAGCAGTCCACTTCCTCCTTCAGAGTGTAGAAGCAGCACTACCGAATCGAAAAAAGAATGTGGctgtaacagaatttaagcatGCTATGGTTTCTCATAAGAGACGCAGCAAAGCTCAACTGGTAGAGAAAG CTTCAGTGCAACTTCCACAAGATATTCTTGTACACGTTTTCAGTTTTCTTGATATGAAATCTTTGGTTTCAGCGGGGCTAGTCTGCTG GTCATGGAACATAGCTGCAAATGATAACCGTCTGTGGCAGATGCAGTATGTTGTACTGTTCGGTAATGGTGCTAAACTGAAGCATACGAAACCGGTTGAGGGAAAGAACTATAGGCTTTTGCAGGGAACCGTGGATAATAGACTTATTACTAACTGGAAAGACAGTGTAAAAGGAGCATACACTG GAGCATTATCTAGTATATTAACAACCAACAGGGGATATTGTGGACACTGCAAATCAGTAGTTTGGCTAAATAACGCAAAATGTCCCAATTTACACTCTGGAATATCTGAAATTCAAGATATCAAGCCCGTAACAGCATTCCAG GTTGTGGAATATCTTTTAGATGATTCTCTATCCATAACATCCTCCTCAGACAGTGACAGTGATTATGAAGGAGGGCCAGTTTCCAAGTTATGGGCATATGGGAAGTTCAGGAAGTAA